A section of the Labrus mixtus chromosome 15, fLabMix1.1, whole genome shotgun sequence genome encodes:
- the LOC132990438 gene encoding galanin receptor type 1-like: METLEQQSNTSSHGQMNREDDALIKTIVPILDGLILVTGLVGQTLVITILTGRRRKGSQPPHSTDTLLLALSAADLLLLLCLPFHTSAITLGFWPFGSLLCKAISFLGVACSAASVFTLAALAVTRYLTVVHPTWAYRSRMHRRIKLTVALLWVPASALAAPQFAFRTVTASSSVYCFAFLSDFSQLVYSIALFLCGFALPLTIIVLMYSKIYCFLRHARLLGNAPQLERYQSQVTHTSALLVLVFTLLWLPSYALMFSFIGGTITGSTGYNTIAILARLLASSVAVVNPVLYGFMSQKFRRDLLELGRERWALCKSCLVGCPHVISRDTVQPFELDTTTEGGQN, from the coding sequence ATGGAGACCTTGGAGCAGCAGTCAAACACCAGCAGCCATGGCCAAATGAACAGAGAGGATGATGCTTTGATTAAGACCATAGTGCCTATCCTGGACGGGCTGATTTTGGTTACAGGCCTGGTTGGCCAAACCCTGGTCATCACCATTCTTACcggcaggaggaggaaaggaagtcAACCTCCGCACAGTACAGACACCCTGCTGTTGGCCCTAAGTGCTGCTGacctgttgctgctgctctgtctgcCCTTCCACACCTCTGCAATCACTCTGGGCTTCTGGCCTTTCGGCAGCTTACTGTGCAAGGCCATCAGCTTTCTGGGCGTGGCCTGCTCTGCTGCTTCTGTCTTTACGTTGGCAGCTTTGGCAGTGACGCGTTACCTCACAGTGGTTCACCCCACCTGGGCATACCGATCGAGAATGCATCGACGTATAAAGCTGACGGTTGCTCTGCTCTGGGTCCCTGCCTCGGCCTTGGCTGCACCGCAGTTTGCTTTCCGCACTGTTACGGCGTCCAGCTCTGTGTACTGCTTTGCCTTTCTGTCAGACTTCAGCCAGCTGGTCTACAGCATTGCCCTCTTCTTGTGTGGCTTCGCCCTCCCACTGACCATCATCGTATTGATGTACTCCAAGATCTACTGTTTTCTACGACATGCGCGGCTACTGGGTAACGCTCCTCAACTGGAGCGCTACCAGAGCCAGGTCACTCACACTTCAGCTCTCCTGGTCCTGGTCTTCACGCTGCTCTGGCTTCCCTCCTATGCCctaatgttttcattcatcGGTGGAACGATAACAGGCTCAACTGGATACAATACCATCGCCATCCTGGCCAGACTGCTGGCATCCTCAGTAGCAGTGGTGAACCCTGTGCTGTATGGGTTTATGTCTCAGAAGTTTAGACGAGACTTACTAGAGCTGGGGAGAGAGCGCTGGGCACTGTGCAAAAGCTGTCTGGTTGGATGCCCTCATGTGATAAGCAGAGACACGGTGCAGCCCTTTGAGCTGGACACAACCACAGAAGGAGGACAAAACTGA